AGTCGGCGATCCGCTCCAGGTGGTCATTTAGGTCAATGTAGAACGGAACGTTTTCCTCGGAGATGTCAAAGGAATAGCGTCCATTGACACTGGCAAAAATCCGCTTTTGCGGCAGAATGACGCGACGAATCAGGATAATCGTCCGCTTGAGAGCGAGGAATTCTTCCGTAATTTCTTCCATCTGGTGATCGAAGATTTCATCTTCCAATTCGTCAATCCGCACGCTGATACGATCCATGATCGGAAAGTACTCGTCTGTAATTCCGTCAACAATGGCATAAAGCAAATAATCAGGGCCGCGATTCAGGTATGAAATGTTGCGGTGGCAGATCGAGGCGATACGTCCGATGGTATTCATCGGCGATTTATGGATCGTAACGATGTAGTTGGGCCCGAGAAACACGTTCAGTTCTACCGTTGTGATTTCATCATCGCTCTCTTCGTTATAGCGCAAGGCGTGAAACACGAAGAAACAATAATCATCGTATTTGTCCACCTTGGCGCGAGGGCTCACATGCAGGCAGTCCTCAATGGCCAGCGGGTGAAAATCAAAAATCTTAGCAATGTACTGCAGCTCACTGTTGCCCACGTCGTACAGATCGATCCAGAGCAAATCCTCCGGCGATTTCAGAAATTGGTCCTTTTGGCTAAGGTCCACGTCATGATACATCTTCTGTTCCGAGTGGTTGTAGAAGTAGGTTTTAATCATGTATCCTCACCCCCCGTCTGGTTCCTCATCCATTCTACGAAAATTCTTCATGATGTTCAACGCGAAGATGAATACCGGGACCAAGCCTCTCATATAGATGGTACAAACTTGACGAGTTAGGAGGGTTTTCCTTGCGGAGTGCTTCCACCTCAGTCTTTGCCGGTCTGCTGTACACGCTCGGCCTGGTCCTGGTAGGCGCCCTGATCGTCGCCTTGCTGCTCTCATTCACCTCGATCCGCGAAAGCTCGCTGCCCTATTTTACCTATGTCATTAATACAATCGGCCTGTTGGTCGGCGGTTATGTAACCGGCCGGCGCTGTGGTGGCAAGGGCTGGTACTACGGCGGGCTGACTGGACTTTTTTACTTCCTGCTGGTGCTGTTGATCGGCTTTTTGGGATTCGATGCGCCGATGCAGTGGGGAACGCTGTTCTACCTGATTGGCGCATTCGTCATGGCCTCCATCGGGGGAATCTTCGGCGTCAACGCCTCCTCCAGCAGCAGATAGGTGCTATGCGGTCTATCATGGGTAAAAAAAGAGGGCTTCCGCTCAGATGCGGCGGGCCCTCTCTTTTTTACTCATTTATTTGTTTTCTTCTTTGGCTTCTTTGGCTTCTTTGGATTCTGCCGCCGCCGGTTCATTGCTGCTGGCTACCACGCTGTTGATGGCGCCGCGGTCGAAGGTGACGTTGACGTTGTGGGCAATGCGCAGCGTAACGGTGTCGTCGCCTATGTCCTGAATGGTCCCGTGAACGCCGCCAATGGTCACGACCTTGTCACCCTTTTTCAGCGAGGCCAGCATTGCATTGCGCTGCTTTTGGCGCTTCTGCTGCGGGCGGATCAAGAGGAAATAGAAAATCGCAAACATGATAATAATCGGTAAAAAGCTTTGGATACCTTCCATGGGAGTCCTCCTTAAAAAGATCTATCTTCACTCAACCCATATTGAGCGAAAAACTGGTCTCGAAAATCGCCGAGGCGGTCTTCGGCTATCGCCTGACGCACCTCTTTCATCAGATTGACCAAAAAGTGCAAGTTGTGATACGTGGTCAGCCTGATGCCAAATGTCTCTTCCGCCTTCACGAGATGACGGATGTACGCCCGGGTGTAATTTTTGCAGGTGTAGCATTCGCAATGCGGGTCGAGCGGACCGAAGTCGCGGGCGTACTTGGCATTGCGGATCACCAGTCTGCCCTGGCTCGTCATGCATGTCCCATTGCGGGCGATCCGGGTGGGCAGAACGCAGTCAAACATGTCGATCCCGCGCATGGCCCCCTCGATCAAGGCGTCCGGCGAGCCGACCCCCATCAGGTAGCGAGGCTTGCCCGTGGGCAGAAGCGGAACCGTATGCTCAAGAATCTCATACATCAACGGGAATGGCTCACCCACGCTCAATCCCCCGATGGCGTATCCCGGAAAATCCATGGATACAAGATCCTTGGCGCTTTGCTCCCGCAGGTCCTTGTACATGCCTCCCTGCACAATTCCGAAGAGCGCCTGTTCATTCGGTCTGGCATGTGCCTTCAGGCAGCGCTCCGCCCATCTGCTGGTACGCTCCATGGATTGCTTCACATAGTCGTACTCGGCCGGATAGGGGGCGCATTCGTCGAAAGCCATAAAGATATCGGCACCCAAGGCATTCTGGATCTGGGTCGCTTCTTCCGGACCGATGAACAGCTTTTCTCCGTTCAGGTGGGAGCGGAAGGAAACGCCCTCTTCCGTGATCTTGCGCAGATTGCTGAGACTGAACACCTGAAACCCGCCCGAGTCGGTCAAGACGGCGCGGTCCCAGTTCATAAACCCGTGCAAACCGCCTGCTTCCCTGACGATTTCATGGCCGGGCCGCAAAAAAAGGTGATAGGTATTGCTGAGGATAATACCGGCCCCGATTGCTTTCAGTTCTTCGGGACTCATGGTTTTTACCGTCGCTTGTGTACCCACCGGCATAAATACAGGAGTGTCGATGGTCCCATGCGGCGTATGCAGCTTTCCGAGGCGGGCCCCGGTTTGCTTGCAAGTCTTGATCAGTTCATAGCGGACAGCCAAATTATGTACACTCCTCAAGAATGTAATTCTTTCCTATTATATAGAAACGGCTTGGATAGCACAAGAAAAAACCGGGTTTCCCCGGTTAGATCAGCAGCATCGCATCACCAAAGCTGAAGAAACGGTACTCCTCCCGGATGGCTTCCTCGTAGGCCCGCCGGATATGCTCCTGTCCGGCGAGAGCGCTGACCAGCATGACCAGGCTTGATTTGGGAAGATGGAAATTGGTCAAAAGGCCGTCGATGATCGCGAATTGATACCCCGGATAAATAAAGATATCCGTCCAACCCGATTCTTCCTCCAGCCTTCCTCCGTGCCGCGTCCCCACCGTCTCGAGTGTCCGGCAGGAAGTGGTTCCGACCGCGATGACGCGTCTTCCCTCCGCCTTCGCCGCATTCACCAGCTCGGCGGTCCGGGCCGGAATTTCATAGTATTCGCTGTGCATCACATGCTCTTCCACCACGTCTGCGGTAACCGGACGAAAGGTCCCAAGACCTACATGCAAGGTCACATAAGCGAGCTGCACACCCCCCGCCTCCAACTGGCGCAAATATTCCTCCGTGAAATGAAGGCCGGCCGTAGGCGCAGCTGCCGAGCCGCGCTCCCTGGCGTAGACGGTCTGGTAGCGCTCCCGGTCGTCGAGCTGCTCGTGTATATAAGGCGGCAGCGGCATGGAGCCCAGCTGGTCGAGGATCTCGTAAAAGATTCCTTCGTAGTGAAAACGGACAATCCGGCCGCCCGTCTCCGTAGTCTCTTCGCAGACACAGCGCAGCAGACCTTCTCCAAAGATGATTTCCGTCCCCGGCTTGACCCGTTTGCCTGGCTTGACCAGGGTCTCCCAGCGGTCCTCTCCCAAGGATTTCAGCAGCAATACTTCGATCTTGGCTCCCGTATCCGCTTTTTCTCCGATCAGCCGGGCCGGGAGAACGCGACTGTCATTCAAAACCAGGACATCGCCTGCCCGCAGGTACTCTTTCAGATCGGTAAAGCGACGGTGAGACAGCTCGCCCGTCCGCTTGTCCATCACCAGCAATCGCGAAGCAGTACGGTCTGGCAGCGGGTGCTGGGCGATTAATCTCTCCGGCAATTCAAAATCAAACTGTTTGACGTCCACAACTTCTGACTCCTCATCACTCAGTTCACATGTCAATTCCATCTATTCTCAATCAATATTTTTCGATTGACACGTCCTGGTAGTAGTGTTGCAAGATTTCCCGATAGTCATACCCATTTTCCGCCATTGCTTTGGCACCGTACTGGGATACGCCCAGCCCGTGTCCAAAGCCGGTGCCCTCGAACAGGAACATCTGCTGCTTCGAGGCCGTCCGGATGGCATTCTCCGCGCCCAGAATCAGATATTGATCCTGGTATCCGTTGGCTGGCATCGCGCCGTAGCTGTCAGCGCCGACCGCCATGAGCGAACTGTGCTTGGGGTAGTTCGTCTGCTTTCCGTCCGCTCCCAGCACCGTGACGCTGCCCATTTCGATCACATCGAATTTGGTGCTGCGCAGGGCTGCCCCGCCCTGCTGGAAGATCGAACGGTGCGCATCCGGAGAAGAGACTTTCAGCGGCTGTCCATTTGCTTCCATCTCGATCACCCGGCCCGATTCGCCCCGCTCAGTGACGCGCAAGGTCTCGACGACGCCGCTGATCCGCGGGCCCTTGTTTCGCTCCTGACTCGCGTTGATCATCGCGGTAACCTCTTCGGCCGTATACGGTCCTCTCGTCCAGCTGTACGCATTCTCTTCGGCAACCTCGCGGACAATCGTCACCGCCGTACCCGCGGGCAATGTGGTCAGTACCCGGTGATAGGCCGTACTCGGTCCGGAGCGCAAATTGCTGTTCGCGGTTTGGACCACGCCTTCCCGGAATCCGAGCGAATTTGCACTGTCAAAGGCCTCTACCAGATCGCTCCGCAGATAGCCGATCGTCCCGTCAGCCAGCGATACCTGATACCAGCGGGCCGCTTTTTTCGCCGGCTCGCTGTCATCGCTGCGAATGGAACGGAGGTATGGCACATCATTGCCCCAGACCTCCTCGCCGGCAGCTGTCATACCCCCGGCGTTGGAGTAGTACAGCGCTTCTGCTACCTTCCCGCGGTAGAAAATGACTTCGCCCTCTGTTTCATCGACGGCCTCCCGCGTGTCTCTGGACTCCTTTTCGAAGCCGTAATAAGCCTGCTCATACACTGTGTCGGACAAGTTGGCGATCCCGTATTTATTCCCCTGGGCCACAGCTCTCGTGCGGGCAAGCACGGCCTGTGCCTTTAACGCCTCCAGCGGCCATCCCGGCGCCATTTCGGAGCCGACGACACTATAGAGGTATTCTTCCATTTTCAGTTCATTGATGACCGCCAGATTCCCTTTGTATTCCGACAGCTCGATCGATCCCCGGTACTTTCGCTGCCCCCGCTCCTCTACGCCGATGAGCGACCGCGAGCCGTCTTTTGCCGATTTTGCTTCGAGTGTCGTTTTTGGGGAAAGGACGTATTTCCAGACACCTGCCGAGCCGATCAGGTCCTTTTTCATGACGACGTAGGAGGGGCTGCTCGCTTCCCGAAAGGTAAAGCCGGGGAATTCTGCCGACGCTTTCCGCGCCAGCTTCTGGGCCGCCTCTTTGCTCACCTCGTCTCCGATCCACACCGCATAGGAGAGCTTGCGACCCTCCTGCAGAAAAACGGGGTAGGCCGGAATATTGGCCGAGGCGAACGCCGCTTGCCAGTCCAGTGCTTCGTTCAGACTGGTAAAGCGCCCCGCCTCCAGCCGCATCGGTCCTTTGACCGCGGATGGCTGTCCCGTTGCCTGCTCGATCGCCCGCGCTTGTGCGATGGCGGCTTGATACGTATCATAGGTTCCGCTGACCACCTGATAGACGCGCTTTCCGCCCAGCTCAGCCAGCTGAATCGAAGCATCGATCTTTCGCTGGCTCAGCTGTTGGGCGGCTTGCTGGGCACGCGTCAGGTCGCCAGTCTCTACGGCCTGGACATAGAACTCGTCTACGCGCACCCGGGCCGTCTCTCCACCCAGCGAGGGGATTTTCGCGGTGCCTTCCTGTGCCCGCATGGACACCTCCAGCCCTCCCTCCGCCGTCAAGGTTACTGCGGGGACTACGCCCCGATAGCCCTGTCCATTGTCGATAAACAGCGCAACCCGGATCGTATCGGATGCTGCCCCGGCAGGCGTCTGCCCAGCCAAAAGCACCAACGATAACAGGCCCGCTAAAAGGACTCTTCCCATCTTCCGCTTCCACATGACGTCTGTCCTTCCTCTCACCTGTATAGTTACTTTTCGAATGGAAATTTGATTGGAACATCAAACTTTTTGGCACGAACTCTCATGATGTTCGACAATTTTCCCCAGACTCCTGCTCCACCAAGCGTATTTGGGACTTGAGACGCAATGAAAAAGGCATGGGGACAAGGATATTGCCGCAGGTATGACACCCTCCCAAGCACAAAAAAAATCGGCGCCTAGGGTATCCGGCGCCGAAACTAGAAACTGCTTGTCCAGTATGTTTATTAATATCCCGGGTCAATGTCAAAGGTAGTAATCGGTGCACTTGGTCTGGAAGCCGTAGCACCAGCATCTTTTGTAGCTCCTAAAACAGGTGTTACCATCGTGATTGTCATCAGCAGCACCAAAATACCGGTCAGAATCTTTTTCATACCATCTGCCTCCTTTGGGTTGTTTTCAAGCTACTCTTACTATGCCATAAAATTGAAAGTTTTTCCATATCTTCTGGAGAAAGTTTTTCCCCGTAGTTGAGATGCTCTGCCATGATCAAGCCGACGCATTCGGAGACAGACGAGTACGCTCCGATTTGACGGTAGTGGGACAGGCTTTCAAACAAGCTGTCCATGCCTTCCCGGAACATGCCCTGCTCCAGCAGGTAGACGCCTTTGCGCTTCATGTACATCGCCACGTGCTCCAGCTTCTTGGGCGTATTCATCTCAAGCGGCAGGAAGTGGCTCTCCCGTTCGAACAGTCCCTTCATCCCCTCGACATCCTCGATGCTGGCATAGCATTCCAAAAGATCAGTCGCAATCGCAATCCGGGTCTCACTCTCTGCTTCTGACAGACACAGCTCCAAGCCGGCGATCGCCTCGTCGTATTCTCCCTTTTGGGCATGCAGCTGGGCACGCAGATAGCGGATGTGGTTGGCTTTCGCGTAGCCGCTCTTTTCGTACTTTTTCAAGTAGAGTTCCGCCAAAATGGCATCCCCCATATTGATGTACGAATTGGTGATGGCCAGCAGGGCCGAAGCCATCAATTCGTTCTCCTCCGAATCTCCGGAGATCCCCTGTCGGCACAGGTGAATACAGTCGTCATAATACTTCAAGGCGTAGGCTTGCAAACCGAGTCGGTAGTAAGCGTTTACCCGCTCGGACACCGTCAGATACTCGATGTACGACAACAATTCCTTGCCTCTGCGGTACGTTTCTTCCATCCGGGAAAAATCATACCGCTCGATAAAATAGCGCTCCAGCAGCGCTTTGGCCTGGTAAAACGGAATCCCCTGTTTTTTCGTGCAATCAATAATCATGTCGTAAATCGTAATTTTGATCTCTTCGTCTTCGGTCTCCCTCGTCACTTGCAGCAGGTAATCAAGGGCAAAGAACGTATTGATTTTGGTAGATTCCAAAAGCTTTCTGGCGGCTTTGCGGACGATGTGCCGATCTGTATACGCGATCGCTTCTGCCAACAGGAACTTTAGGACGTCAGCCCGCTCTGAAATATCCAAATACAAAGCGATGACACGTTCATAAGGAATGTCCAGTTCGGAGGCAATCTTTTTCCAAGTCGTAAACCCTGGCCTTTTCGTCTCTCCCGACTCAATTCGTGCAAGAACACTGCGGCTGATCCCTGTTCGTTCGGACAATTCTTGCAATGACAGGTTTGCCCGATAACGGTGCGCTTTCATGGACTCCGAAAACGACATCGCTACGCCCCCTACGTCTCTTTTTCATCCCCATAAAATGTAAAAATCAACAAAATGATATCATATTTCCGATAATAGGACAAGAAAAGAGCCCGCGCAATAACAGTCAGCGGGCCGTTCCAAACAATTACTTAAACAGGCGAAACAAATAAGTAGCCAGAGACAGCACGATGCTGATGACGATACAGGTGACGATGGGAAAGTAGAATTTGACGTTTTCCTTTTCCACGACGATGTCACCTGGCAGGCGGCCGAGAGGGAGGAACCTCCCCCCCACTTGCCACAAGAGGCCAATTACAATCAGCACAGCTCCCCCGATGATGAGCAGTTTGGCAACCGGATTCATGCTTTTTTCATCTCCCGACCAAAATGTTCGTAGGCAGCAGGGGTCGCGACCCGTCCTCTCGGGGTGCGCTGGATAAACCCGATCTGAAGCAAATACGGCTCACAGACATCTTCTATCGTCTGACTCTCTTCGCCGATCGTGGCTGCGATGGTATCGAGCCCTACCGGTCCGCCGTCAAACCGGTCGATGATCGCCAGGAGCAGCTTGTGGTCGATGTGATCGAGACCGCAGGCATCCACCTGCAGACGCTCCAACGCTTCCCGGGCGATTTCGGCCGTGACCACTCCCTCCCCCTGTACCTGGGCAAAATCCCTCACCCGCTTCAGCAGGCGATTGGCCACGCGCGGCGTCCCCCGAGAGCGTTTGGCAATCTCCACGGCGCCGTCTTCCTTCATCCCGATCTGCAAAATATCCGCTGCCCGGCTGACGATGAAGGTCAATTCCGGCACCGTGTAAAATTCCAGGCGATTGACGACGCCAAAACGGTCGCGGAGCGGCGAGGAGAGCATCCCCGCACGGGTCGTGGCGCCTACCAGGGTGAAGGGCGGCAAATCCAGCCGGACGCTGCGGGCGCTCGGCCCTTTGCCGATGATGATGTCGAGGGCAAAGTCCTCCATGGCCGGGTAGAGCACCTCTTCTACGCTGCGATTCAGACGGTGGATCTCGTCGATAAACAGCACATCGCCTTCCTGGAGGTTGGTCAGGATGGCAGCCAGATCCCCCGGACGTTCGATCGCCGGCCCCGACGTGGTGCGAATGCTGACGCCCAATTCATTGGCGATAATTTGCGAAAGAGTGGTTTTGCCAAGTCCCGGCGGCCCGTACAGCAAGACATGGTCCAGCGCTTCTTTCCGCATTTTGGCCGCTTCGATAAATACTTTCAAATTATCTTTTGCCTGCTGCTGCCCGATGTATTCATGCAGATAACGAGGGCGAAGACTCAGCTCTGCCGCATCCTCTTCCCAGTTCATCTGTGTCGTAATGATGCGTTCATCCACTTCGCTACCCCCTCATAAACAAGGAAAGCCCCTGCTTGATCAGTTGCTCGACGGTCGAGCCGTTTTTCGCTCCCTCGGAAAGCGCCCCGCGAATTTTCTGGATTTCCAGATCGGAATAGCCGAGCGCCTGCAGGGCATCCTGCGCTTCCTGCAGGACTTGTGCGGCTGTTTCTCCCACTTGCAATTCGGTTGCGGCCACGGTCTGGAAAACAGACGGGGTAAAGCCGGACAGCTTATCCTTGAGATCGAGAATGATCCGCTGCGCGGTCTTTTTCCCAATCCCCGGAAACTTCGTCAGGTACGTGACATTTTCCTGTTGGACGGCCATGACAATCTGTTCTGGCGTGGCTGCCGACAGGATGGCCAGGCCTCCCTTCGGACCGATGCCGGACACGTCCAACAATTTTCGAAACAGATCACGCTCGTCCCGCGTCGGGAATCCGTAGAGCAAAATGGCATCCTCACGTACGTGGTGATGCGTGTAGAGCTTGGTCTTGGTCCCCTCATACCTGACAAAATGATAGGGATTGGGACAGAACAGACGGTAGCCGATGCCGCCCGCTTCCAGGACCACGTATTCGGAATCGAGATAGGCAAGCGTCCCTTCCACAAAATCAATCATGTTGTTGCTCCTTCCACAAGGGAAATGAATGCCCGCATCTGGGCATGCGTGATGGCGATGCCGAGCGCGTCCGCCACGTCGTCCGGCTTGGGCACCTCTTTTAGCCGGAGCAGCATCTTCGTCATTTCCTGGATTTGTTTTTTCTCCGCTCCGCCATATCCGGTCACGGCTTGCTTGACCTGCATCGGCGTATACTCGTAGATGGGGATCCCCGCCAGTTCCGCAGCGAGCAGAATCACCCCCCGGGCCTGGCCGACGGTAAACGCTGTCGTGACGTTTCGGTTGAAGAACAGCTTTTCCACGGCCATCTCGTCGGGCTTGTATGTATCGAGCAAGGTTTGCATGGCTTCAAAGATTTGCTTCAAACGCAGCGGGACGGGCAAGCCCGCTTCGGTCTGGATGCTTCCGTATTGAACTGGCTTCAGCTGACTTCCCTGTTTGTCGATGACGCCGAAACCGACAATGGCAATTCCCGGGTCGATCCCGATGATTTTCATGGCTTACAACTCCAGGCAGAAGGATTTCTGTCTTTTACTGTACCACAAAGCTGGAAAAAAGCGAACGTGCATTTCCATAGATGCGATTGATTCGCAGGACATCATGCCACAAAAATTATCTGAATATAGGGAAAAGTTGAAACCCGGGACATAAGCGGGGCAATGTAGTGTTAACCGTACGGCAAGATTAACCGGATGCTGGGCAGTGCTTCTTCTCACTCAGCGAAAATCCCGGCCCTACTTCGGAACTGCCCCAAGAAAAAACCCGTTCCCCGATCGCGGGAACGGATCTTCATCGGCGGCAGCTAATGTTTGTTCATCCCAAGCGCGTCAGCCTCGTCATGCTGCATGTGTGCGTACTCATCCACATCATTTCGCATCTCTTCCCGAATCTGGTTGATCTGACGATAGTTCAGCTTGTTGTGCCCCTGGTTCAATTGAACGTACAAACGCTGATGGAATTGGTCTTTGTAGCTTCCTCTTGGCATCGAAGACATGCTGAAAGACTCCTCCTCTGCCCGCCGTATGTCATCAGTATGATGTAAGAAGCCCGCCCTTATGATGGCAACATTTGTTCAGCCCCCTGTACGCCTCCCCATGCAGACTCCTATCCGCTTCCGCACAAACTACCTGCAGAGAACGAAAATGATGCTGCATACGGAGGTGAATCGGTTGGCGAAACGAAAAGCGGCCCGCCCGTTTTTGCTCCTGCTTGCCATTGTTTGTCTTTTCTTATCCAGTACGAATCCGTCCGAGGCGGCCAAACAGCAGGCTGACGAAATCGCGATCAGCGTCCGGGTCTCTCCGGCGTCTTCACATGTCTCCCGGCTTACGGTTCGACCTGCCAAAAGCTTGATCCGCTCCATTTTGAAAAGTCCGGAAGCCCCCGCCGGTGCGCCTCCCCATCCCGTACGGGCGACGGTGGAGATAAAAGGAACGCGCTATTTCCTCGGTTATGACGGGGCTTTCCATGATCCGGCGCACCGAAAAAACATCCGCTTGCCGGCGGCGACCTATCGCCAATTGGACCAGCACGTCACCCTGCTCGAAAGCAGCCACTACGGAAAGCAGCTTCCCTGGGACGAGGTGCGCCAGCACTTTCGACGGATGAGCCACGCTACCGTGATCGACCTGGAGACGGGAGAGCAATTTCGCGTCCAGCGCCGGGCGGGAAGCAGACACGCCGACGTGCAGCCGCTCACCCGCGAAGACACCCGCACGATGAAACAGATCTACCAGGGGAAATGGAGCTGGAAAAGACGGGCCATCCTCGTTTATATCAATGGCACACACTACGCCGCCTCGATGCACGGGATGCCGCACGGAGCCGGAGCGATCCAGGGCAATCAGTTCCCCGGCCATTTCTGCATCCATTTTCAGGGCAGCTCCACCCATCGCAAAACAGAGCCCGATCCCAGCCATAGCCTGATGATTCTCAAGGCTTCCGGAAAGCTCTATGAAACGATCAACGCCGCTTTGCCGGAGCAGCTGGCCGATTATTTCCTGACGTCTCTGCACGAGCATGACCACTATGCCTTGAGTCTGACGACCGCCAGCGAATCGCTGCCCGCCACATTGACGGGAATCCAGTCGATCAAGCGCAGCAACCCTTATGAGCAGCATGAAGCGGAGCCACTCCTTGAGATCGAGCTGGCGGTCCGGGTGGACTATCTGGATCAACGCGGACGGGAGCATAAAGACACCTGGGCGTTCACCATCGCCCGGCTGTCGCCATGTGACCCCTGGAAAATCGTAGAGGTCCTGCCGGAATCACATAAGAGGCTGTCCCGTGGATGAACAGGACAGCCTCTTATTCATCTCCCGCCCCGATCTGAAACTCGCCAAAGGTGGACAAGACGCTGTTGTACTCTGCCAGATCGCGAATGCGAATCCCTTTTTTCAGCGAGGCGATCTCTTCTGGCGAGAGCCGGGCCTCCATTTTTTCTGTGCTGATCCGGTAAAAGGTTTGTATCACTTCCGCTTCTTCCGGCAAGCCGTGAAAGAGCGTCAGCATGCCGTCTGCGGAAATTCCGATGTAGCCGTTCTCCTTGCATTCCGGAGCGAGGTCGTTTTCCCGCTTTAACAGGATCAGCTTGTCCGGCTCGGCCGCTACGATTTCCCACCCCTGATGGGCGGTCAACGTCTGCGCCACCTCGCTGCGCGGGACTTTCGTCACTTCTTCCGTCTTCACTCCGCATA
This sequence is a window from Brevibacillus composti. Protein-coding genes within it:
- the ruvA gene encoding Holliday junction branch migration protein RuvA, whose translation is MIDFVEGTLAYLDSEYVVLEAGGIGYRLFCPNPYHFVRYEGTKTKLYTHHHVREDAILLYGFPTRDERDLFRKLLDVSGIGPKGGLAILSAATPEQIVMAVQQENVTYLTKFPGIGKKTAQRIILDLKDKLSGFTPSVFQTVAATELQVGETAAQVLQEAQDALQALGYSDLEIQKIRGALSEGAKNGSTVEQLIKQGLSLFMRG
- the ruvC gene encoding crossover junction endodeoxyribonuclease RuvC, producing MKIIGIDPGIAIVGFGVIDKQGSQLKPVQYGSIQTEAGLPVPLRLKQIFEAMQTLLDTYKPDEMAVEKLFFNRNVTTAFTVGQARGVILLAAELAGIPIYEYTPMQVKQAVTGYGGAEKKQIQEMTKMLLRLKEVPKPDDVADALGIAITHAQMRAFISLVEGATT
- a CDS encoding BofC C-terminal domain-containing protein; the encoded protein is MRRQWMVYTAWSAALAAGLVGGFLAGKSVADTRSGAVSVATTADAGMMSGAYQVVFARTYLCGVKTEEVTKVPRSEVAQTLTAHQGWEIVAAEPDKLILLKRENDLAPECKENGYIGISADGMLTLFHGLPEEAEVIQTFYRISTEKMEARLSPEEIASLKKGIRIRDLAEYNSVLSTFGEFQIGAGDE